The following DNA comes from Sinorhizobium mexicanum.
AGCTCGGGGTTCGACGGCGTGGCTGTGAGGCTCACGACATAGGCGGCCGTCTGTTTCGTCTGCTCGGCGTCGAGCATCTCCGCAAAGGACGGCATCTCGGAAACGCGAGTCTCTCCGTCGGCGTCATGACGAATGCCGTGCGCGATCGTCTGGTAGATCTCCTCAGGCTTGCCACCCCAGAGCCAGTCGTCATCGTTGAGGTTAGGGAAGCCTTGCCCGCCGGCGGCGCCCGAGCCATGGCACTGCGCACAGTTCACCTTGAAGGCGGAAGCGCCGGCCGAAACGGCAAACTGCTGCAAGTGCGGATCGGCAATGATTTCGTCGAGCGAACTCGAAGCGATCCGCTCCAGGTTGCCGGCCTGTGCCGCCTTGGCGTTGGCGAGCTCGACGCTAACCTCGGAGCGGCTCGAATAGCCGAGCACGCCCTTGGTCGCCTCTGTCAGCATCGGCCATGAGGGATACGCGATTGCATAGCCGATTGCCCAGATGATCGTCGCGTAGAAGCTGTAGACCCACCAGCGCGGCATCGGGTTGTTGAGTTCGCGAATGCCGTCCCACTCGTGACCGGTGGTCTCGACGCCGCTGATCTCGTCAATGTGTTTGTCCGCCATGGGTCAATCCTCCTTTCGAGCGGCATGAGGGAAAGTGTGCAGCGGTTTTCCGCGCGCATGCCGCTCTGATCTTCGCGTGTCGATCACATCGTGATCGAAGGGTATGGAAGCAGCCCGATCGGCGGCATTCTTGGCGCCCGGCCGGAAGACGAAAGCGACGACGCCGAGGAAGAAGACCATCATGGCGACGAGGCCCCAACTGTCGGCGAAATGACGCATGAACGTGTAGGTTTCCATGTCGGTTTCCCTCTTAGCGATAGCCGGTGGTGTCGTCGTAGGTCGAGAAGTCGACGAGCGTCCCGAGCATCTGGAGATAGGCAATGAGCGCATCCATCTCCGTCAGCCTTTGCGCGTCACCGTCGAAATCGCCGAGCTTGGCCTTCGGGTAGCGCGCCTCGATGCCGGCCGTGTCGGCATTGGGATCGGCCTGCGCCTTGAGGTCCGCCGCCGCGCTGTCGATCATCTCGTCCGTGTAGGGGACGCCGACCGCCCTGTTGGCCTTGAGGTTCATCGCGACGTTCGTCACCTCCAGCGGCGTTTCCTTCAGGAAAGCGTAGCTTGGCATGACCGATTCCGGCACCACCGAGCGCGGCTCGGTCATGTGCTGGACGTGCCATTCGTTGGAGTAACGATCGCCGACCCGGGCGAGGTCCGGCCCGGTGCGCTTCGAGCCCCACTGGAACGGGTGGTCGTACATCGACTCCGCGGCGAGCGAGTAATGCCCGTAGCGCTCGACCTCGTCGCGGAACGGACGGATCATCTGGCTGTGGCAGACATAGCAGCCTTCGCGGACATAGATGTCGCGTCCGGCAAGCTCCAGTGGCGAATAGGGCCGCATGCCTTCAACCTTCTCGATGGTGTTTTCGAGATAGAAGAGCGGTGCGATTTCCACGATGCCGCCGATCGAGACGACGAGCAGCGAGCCGACCAGGAGGAGCGTGGCGTTGCGTTCAAGTATGGTGTGTTTGTCAAGAATGGACACGAATCTGCCCTCCTATTCCGCAGGCTGCGGTACCGGCGTTGCACCGAGGATCGGGGCTTCGTCGCGCACGCGTCCGAGGATCGTCATTGTTACGTTGAAAGCCATGAGCAGCGCTCCGGCGAGGAAC
Coding sequences within:
- the ccoP gene encoding cytochrome-c oxidase, cbb3-type subunit III; the protein is MADKHIDEISGVETTGHEWDGIRELNNPMPRWWVYSFYATIIWAIGYAIAYPSWPMLTEATKGVLGYSSRSEVSVELANAKAAQAGNLERIASSSLDEIIADPHLQQFAVSAGASAFKVNCAQCHGSGAAGGQGFPNLNDDDWLWGGKPEEIYQTIAHGIRHDADGETRVSEMPSFAEMLDAEQTKQTAAYVVSLTATPSNPELVEAGKQLFADNCASCHGADAKGSREMGAPNIADAIWLKGEGEQAIINQMKAPKHGVMPAWLPRIGDTTVKQLAVFVHSLGGGE
- the ccoO gene encoding cytochrome-c oxidase, cbb3-type subunit II; amino-acid sequence: MSILDKHTILERNATLLLVGSLLVVSIGGIVEIAPLFYLENTIEKVEGMRPYSPLELAGRDIYVREGCYVCHSQMIRPFRDEVERYGHYSLAAESMYDHPFQWGSKRTGPDLARVGDRYSNEWHVQHMTEPRSVVPESVMPSYAFLKETPLEVTNVAMNLKANRAVGVPYTDEMIDSAAADLKAQADPNADTAGIEARYPKAKLGDFDGDAQRLTEMDALIAYLQMLGTLVDFSTYDDTTGYR